TAACATTTGCAATGCTGTTCTAGTGTTTCCAGGTGTTGTTGTCAGCATATTCTTTTTAACTGGCTATGAATAATTCAGACAATATTGACATCTCAAGAATCACTGTTTGATTGAGCCATTGCTGGGCGATAAATAGTTTCTACAGTGGCTAAACGAGTCGCAATTAGTGGCTGTACTTCTTGACGACAAGATTGGCATAACCAATAAATTTGACCGTGACGCACATGACGTAATAGGAGGGTACTACCGCAACAGGGACAATTATTAACTCTCATACTCATCTTCCCGTCCTCCTGAAAAAAAGGTGATATTTATAGATATTGGACTGAAGCCAAAAATGATTTAGTTATGACTCAGCCCAATACCGCCTAAAGCAATCAATTAAATTTGGATTTTGGCGGCATGAATTCGCCCATTGGCATTCATACGTTCTTGGATAATTTGTTCATAAACCCCAACATAGCCATTCACCATTTGGGTGACACTAAAGTTGTTTTCTACATGTTGGCGACAGTTTTGGCGATTTAACTTCAGTGCTGCGGATATCATTTCTGCCATTTGCGCGTAATCGTTGCAAATATAACCAGAAATTCCCTGGGCAACTACTTCGGGAACGGAACCCATCGCCGTGGCTAGTACGGGTGTACCTGTTGCCATGGATTCAATCATGACTAAACCAAAGGGTTCTTCCCAGGTGATGGGGAAAAGGGTGACTGATGCATTCCCCAGAAGCTGAGCTTTTTCGCTGTGGTTCACTTCACCGAGGTAGTGAATTTGCTTGCCATCAATGTGAGGAGCAATTTCTTGTTCAAAGAATTTAGCGTCTACAGTGTCAACCTTACCTGCCATTTTCAATTGCCAGCCAGTTTTTTTGGCTATAGCGATCGCGTGGTGAGGTCCTTTCTCTGGGGAAAAGCGTCCTAGAAATGCTAAGTAAGGGGGTTGCTGGGGATGACTCACAAAAGGATAGTCTGCAACTTCGATACCGTTGTAAACTGTGTTCACATAGTTGAGATTTACGGTTCTTTGGGAGTCACTGATGCTGACGTAGGGTTGCTTATGGTGGTGAAGAAAGGCATTTTTGTTATCTGCGGTAAACCGACCATGTAAAGTATGAACTGTCGGTACTGAAACTAAACTCGCTAGAGATAATGCCGAAATTCCTACATGGGAATGGATGATATCGAATTCACTTGCTCGCTGATAGACTTGGCTGAGTTCTAGCATTTCATAAACGCTGTACTCTTTCACATCCGGGTCTAAGCGTAATGCGCGTGGGTATACTGCCTCTAATTTTGCCAAAGTTTGTGAATCACCAGAGGCAAACAAAGTGACATCATGACCTCGACGAACTAATTCATCAGTCAAGTGACTTACCACCAGTTCAATTCCTCCGTATGTGGGAGGGGGAACTCGTTCCCATAAAGGGGCTACTTGAGCGATTTTCATAAATTGTTTTGGTTCAGCAGATAGAACAGTCCAGAATTGGATGGACTTGATTTGGGTTTAGAGAATTTCTATTTACCCTCGTCAGAATTAAATTAACCTGACTAATTACCTAGATGGCAATTTCGGTTAACCGTACTTACAAATCTTCACCAAGCTATTTTTAATGTCAGCGATCGCGCTAATGCCCAAAGTACATAAGATAAGACCGATGCTAACAGGTTGTTCGGTTATCTGGAATTAAAGCTAATTCAATTTTCTCGAAATTTAGTAACTCTTTGGATGGCGATCGCCTGTTAATTAAGTCTCTCAAAACACTTATGGATAATGCTTTGGAAGAATGCACCATCATTTTTTCGAGTCTTTACTTCCCAGATATTTAATTAAATTAACTTTCAAAGCACATTATTTTGTCGTTTATTATTTTTTTAACATTTTCTTTATAAACTTCGGTTATCTAGACTATATTTCTAATATATAGACAATATAAAAAAATGACCATCTATCTGGGGGATCATAGAAAAGTAATATTTTAGTCATGAAAAAGACTAAAGCTTGGATTTTATGGAAAGACTGGTTTCTGTGACCAAGCATAGTCGGTGGAAAATAATGCCTTTTATGTGCATACAATACAATTCAGGGCAAATAGCCATTTAAACCGACCATTGACCTCTAGAAATGAAAATTGCTACTTGGAACGTCAACTCCATTCGTTCTCGCTTAGAACACGTTACAGATTGGTTGCAGCAAAATCCAGTTGATGTTTTGTGTTTGCAAGAAACTAAAGTCGTGGATGGAGATTTTCCGCGATCGCCCCTAGAAGAACTCGGCTACCATCTTTATATATCCGGTCAAAAATCCTACAATGGAGTTGCCCTAATTAGTCGCAAGCCCTTAGATAATGTTTCTGTTGGCTTCAGTAGTTTTTTAACAGATTTACCCCCAGAGTGGGATGAGCAAAAACGTGTAATTACAGGTGTGATAGATGGTACTCGCATTCTGAATCTGTATGTACCCAATGGCTCATCAGTCGATAGTGACAAATACGCATTTAAATTACAGTGGCTGAAAATCCTACGCCAATATCTAGAAACTTTACTGGTTTCTACTCCTCACATTTGTATGTGCGGTGACTTTAATATTGCCCTAGAAGATATTGATATTCACGAAAATGTCAAAATTGAAAACCACATCATGGCATCCCCACTGGAACGTCAAGCACTTCAATATATCCTCACCCTAGGTTTTGCTGATGCTTTCCGTAAATTCAACAGTGAAGGTGGCAATTTTAGCTGGTGGGATTATCGTACGGGTGGATTTCGTCGTAATCGAGGTTGGCGAATCGACCATCATTACCTGACACCAGACCTATACAATCAGGCAAGTAGCTGTGTAATTGATGTCGCACCCAGGAAATTAGAAAAACCCAGTGATCACACACCAGTGATTGTGGAGTTTTAGGAAAGATAAAAATTGCCTTGTGGAATTTTCCTAAGGATTAATCGGTGTGGATGTTGCAGGATAGGTGCTAGGAATTGTTGATTGGGTATTGGGGGGTGTTGTCTGTGGGGTTGTATTCAGGTTAGTTGGTTGGGGTAAATAGGGGTTATTTGGGGAAGTGGAAGTGTAGTTAGGATTATTAACGGGTTGATTATAGTTATTCGTACTAGTTGGAGAATTGTAAGTTGAGTTTGCACTATTACTCACCTGGGGATTATTGCTAGTATTGAAGTTAGATTGTTGAGTTTGATTGATGATACTGGAGTTACGAGAAGTTGTTTGGTTATTAAAGTTTGTGGAATATGGATTATTCAGATTATTAAAATTGCTGGAGTAGGGGTTAGTCGAATTACTAAAATTTGTCGAATATGAGTTGTTAGGTGAAAGATTGGGGATGGATGAACGAGATTCTGTAGAATTAGTTCTACCAAGAAAATCAAAATTAGAATTGTCTGACTTTGCCGACGTTGTTGTAGATGAGCTAGAGTTAGGATTAAAAGCATTAAAACCGGAAAATTTATTACTTCCAGAATAGCTATTCATTTTCAACAAATTTTCAGCTTCAGAAACAAAGGGATTATTGCTTTTTAAACTAGAATTATCTGTAATTGTCGGTGCTTCTGTAGTACTTTTTGCCTGTTGTTTTTTCGCTTCGTCTAGTAGGGTTTGACTGTCATCCTGCTTTTTTGCTTTCTCTGAAGGTTTATTTGTAGTATTTTCCAACTCTGCTTGCTCAGAGTCGAACTTCAGGATAGATAAATTATCAATATCTGCGGCGATCGCCTTCTCTTCTTCCGATAAATTCTTATCTGTTGCGTTTGTCTTATCTGTTGCTTGAGTTTTCTTTTCGGTAGTTTCTGGTTGACTGAATAAAAAACCAGGATTTTGCCAATATTCTCGAATTATCAATCCCAAGACAAGGAGGAAAATTGCTGTTCCCCACACACTAGGTTGTGCTAAAATCCATAACTTAGCTTGCAAAGAACGCCAAAAATTAGCAGGTTGATGCTGTGACATAGATATAGGTAAGAATAACAACATAAGCAGGAAAAGCTTGTTCTTATCCTAACCATTAACCAGATACAAGTCATTAGCTATCAGATAAAGATTGATAAAAAATTTACAGGTTAAATTAAGTATATAAATTATGTATACGGAATTACCCTGAGACAAAATTTTCTATCTTCTCGCTACTCTTACTAGCAAAAATAAGCCAATTGTTAAACCAATAATATTCGGCAACCATGCTGCTAGGTAAGAAGGAAGCATCCCCGCATCTCCTAGCTCTCGTGTAACACGTAGCAAGACATAGTAAGTGAAAATAACTAGGAGGCTAATCCCGAAACTTGCACCTCTCCCTGTACGTTGGGGTACCGTTCCTACGGTTGCTCCCACCAAACCACAAACAACGCAAGCAAAGGGTAAGGCAATCTTTTGTTGAATACGGACTTTCAGCTTACGGATTTTTTGTGCATTACCGCTCAAACGTTCTAATTCTAACTGTTCCATCGCTTGAGCAATATTCATTTCCTCATAGTCACGACTATTTTGGGCAACATTTAAAGGTGTACGGGGGAGACGTAATTGTTGATGTTGAAAACGGAGAATATTGCGATAGGAACGGTCAGGAGCGACTAAATAAATAGTACCGTTATAAAAATCCCAAACGTTTTGACTAGCATTCCATTCTCCAGATTCCGAGACGACAATTTGACTTAATCCTGATTGGGAACGGTCAATAATTGTCAATCCTGTCATCTGTTTCCCATTAAATTTATCTGCATAAAATAAACGGGTGAGAATCTTTTCTTTCGTTCCATCTGGTTGCTGAATATCACGATATTCCGGATAAACAATATTCTCCCTTTTAAATGTAGGTTTATCCGATTTTAAGGCACGTTCTAGGGTTGCAGTTGCTTCATAATTAGCCGCAGGAACAATTTGCTCATTAAAAATAAAAGTTATACCAGTAATCAGAAAACTCAGCATCACCGCTGTCATTACCATGCGGTAGACACTCACACCACAACCTCGCAGAGCAATCAGTTCGCTTTCACTAGACAAACGACTGTAAGTCATCAAGGTTGCCAGGAGGGTTGACATGGGAAAAGAAAGCACGACAAAATTAGGTAATTTCAGGGCAATTACCTTAAATGCAATAGTAATTGGTAGTCCTGTCTCTACCAGTTTTCGCATTAATTCAAAGAGACTATCAATCGCTAGTACCAGAGAAGCGAAAGCACCAACACCAAATAAAAATGGTGGCAGTAATTCGCTAATTAAATAGCGATCCATAATGGAAAAAGGCAAGAGCGATCGCAGTGTGTAAAAAGACTTGACTTTGGTCATTTAAACCTGAAAATTGTCTCCTAGATAGTATTGTCGTACTAAAGGGTTATTGTACAGTTGTTCGGCTGTACCGGAGGCAAGGATTTGACCCTCACGCATAATATAAGCACGGTCAGTAATCGCTAAGGTTTCGCGGACATTGTGATCAGTGATTAAAATTCCCATGTGGCGATCGCGCAATTGAGCAACAATATGCTGAATTTCTGCAACCGCGATCGGGTCAACCCCTGCAAAGGGTTCATCTAACAATAAAAATTTTGGTCCTTCCTTTCCTGCTGCTAATGCTCTAGCTAACTCAGTCCGACGACGTTCTCCCCCAGAAAGCTGAATCCCTTTACTATTGGCAACGGATTCTAGGCGAAATTCCCGTAATAACGTATCTAATCTGACTGACCATTCCCATCGCGGCACACTAGTTTGTTCAAATACCAGTAAGATATTATCCCTAACTGTCAACTGCCTAAAAACACTTGCTTCCTGAGCTAAATATCCAATACCCAAACGTGCCCGTTTATGCATCGCGAGCCCTGTGATATCCTGACTATCTAGCCAAACTTTCCCCTTGTCTGGTTTTTCTAAACCTGTAGCAATATAAAAAGTAGTTGTCTTTCCTGCACCATTAGGTCCCAACAAACCGACAATTTCACCTTGAGCAACAGAAAGTTGTACGCGATTGACAATTACGCGCTTACCGTAGGATTTGTGGATATTGTCCAGGAAGATTTTTTTCATTGCAACAAGGATTGTGGGAGAGGGAGAAAGGGAGAAGGGTTAAGGAGGAAGCAGGAGAAGCAACACAGCAAATTGCCAGTATCTGAGTACCTGATATCAAAAATATGCTGGAGGTTTTCCCATCACCCATTACCCATCACCCATCACCCATTATCTATTTTTCAAATTTGGTGTTTTTGGTGCAGGGGATGTAATTGAGGTATTTGTACTACTATCGTTAACGATATAAATAGACTCAACTTGACGATTAGAGCGAGGTAAGGCAACAAAACGTCCTTCATCAATTAAGTATGTTACCCTTTCACCGCGAATGCTGTTACCACCCTGTTGGAGGATATAAACATCACCACTGAGAATTATCCGCCGTTCTTTGCTAAAGTATTGAGCTTGAGCAGCTGTGGCTTGGATTTGTCGAGAGGGGTAAGATAACTGGACATTTCCCCTAGCTGTGACTACCTGGGTTTTAGCATCATATTCTTGGACATCAGAGCGGATAGTCAGGGGACGATTAGGTGCGGCATTTTGGGCTGTAGCGGGTTGTAATTGGGTGGGAGTGGCGATCGCGGCAAAAATTGCCATCGGTAACATCCAACCCATACCCCAGGGCAATTTCTGTAAGGATTTTAAGTGATAAAAGGATTTCATAGTCATTTTGCCTGCGAGTTTCCCTTCGTATTTTAATTATCTATACAAGTTAGTCCAGATCAGCCATAAAACAATCTGGAATCTTCAGCTCAAGCTGCAACCAGCAAGGTAAAAAAATACAGCAGGTAGATTTTCCTGAATTCACTGCTGGTCAATGGTCACTGCTATCCCAGACGCAGTTTACATCATAATGGTTTCGCATAGTGAGACGGGCTGCTGCCATGGGATTTTGCCATTATTGCTTCCCATTAGTATGACTCTCTGCTCCCGGAAAAATGTACTCGACGGACGTAAAGGTGGATAATTCACTACAATTACGTATTTGCTGTTAGGTCAGATGATTTTATCAAAACGATTCTTGTACGTACTCTTAACTGCGGTGACAGCAGTCATTGTTGGATATCCCCATACTGCTTGGAGTCAAGCACCTACGGTGACACAAGGGGTACAGCAAATGAATATTTTCCAAGCTCTGGTGTTGGGTTTTATTCAAGGTGCAACGGAGTTTTTACCAATCAGTAGTACAGCGCACCTGAAAGTCATTCCTGTGATTTTGGGTTGGGGTGATCCAGGGGTGGCTTTTACTGCCATTATTCAACTCGGGAGTATTGTGGCAGTGATTTGGTACTTTTGGGGAGATTTGACAGGTATAGTCAAGGGTGCGATGGGAGAAGATTTAGAAGAACGTAATTTTAATCGTCGCTTAGGTTTAGGGATTATTTTAGGGACTCTTCCCATTGTATTTTTTGGACTGTTAATTAAAAAATTTATTCCTGATTTTGATAATTCTCCCATCCGTAGTATTGGTGCGATCGCCATTGCTTCCATTGTCATGTCTTTGTTACTGGGGTTAGCAGAAATTCTCGGTAAACGGCAACGGGATTTTAATAAACTGACAATGACAGATGGTATATTGATGGGTCTAGCACAATCAATGGCTTTAGTTCCCGGTGTTTCCCGTTCTGGTTCTACTCTCACCGCAGGTTTATTTATGGGGTTAAAACGAGAAACTGCTGCCAGATTCTCCTTTTTATTGGGAATTCCGGCAATTACCCTTGCGGGGTTAGTGGAATTAAAAGATGTCTTAGGAAATATCACCTCAGGAGAAATTCTGCCTTTGGTTGTGGGAGTAGTTTCAGCCGGAATATTTTCTTACATAGCGATCGCGGGTTTACTGCGATTCCTCAAAACCCAAAGCAATTGGGTCTTCGTATGGTACAGATTAGCATTTGGGACAGCAATTTTAAGCGCGATCGCTGCCGGAATGTTGAAAAATAGTTAATAGGTAACTAGGTAATGGGTGATGGGTAAAAAACCCTTTTCCCTTTCTCCTATTTTTCCTTTCCCCCTTCCCCTTTTTCCCACCAATGAGTACTATCAATCCAGCTCGCATTACTAAAGTATTACCCGACTCTATCGCTGCGGAGATTGGTTTTGAAGTCGGGGACGCAATTATCACAATTAACGGTACTCGTCCCCGTGATTTAATCGATTATCAATTTCTCTGCGCAGATGAATTTCTGGAACTAGAGGTAATTGATACCAAGGGTAAAACCCATCAAGTGGAAATCGAAAAGGATTACGATGATGATTTAGGCTTAGAATTTGAGACGGCGTTATTTGATAACTTAATTCAGTGTAACAATCGCTGCCCCTTTTGTTTTATTGACCAACAACCCCCCGGCAAGCGTTCCAGTTTATATTACAAAGATGACGATTATCGTCTCAGCTTTCTCTACGGTTCCTATCTCACCCTCACCAATTTACCGGAACGGGAATGGCAACGGATTGAACAGATGCGTTTATCTCCCCTCTATGTTTCTGTTCATGCTACGGAACCCGATGTGAGAGTGAGATTATTAAAAAATCCCCGTGCTGCTCAAATCATCGAGCAAATCAAGTGGTTTCAGCAACGCAGACTGCAAATTCACGCACAAATTGTCGTCTGTCCCGGTATCAATGATGGCAAACATTTGGAACAAACTATCCGTGATTTAGCGTCATTCCACCGGGGTGATGTTCCTGCGGTTGCTTCCGTTGCTGTGGTTCCTGTGGGGTTAACCAAATTTCGTCCTACTGAAGATGAATTAATCCCCGTCACCTCAGAAAAAGCCAAGGAAGTAATTCAACAGGTGCGATCGCTACAACAGGAATTTTCTCAAAAAACGGGCACAAATTGTGTTTGGTTAGCCGATGAATGGTTTCTGATTGCCCAAATAGAATTACCTACAGAAAAAGAATATGCTGATTATCCTCAAATTGATAACGGAGTCGGTTCTATTCGCTTATTCCTCAAACAATTTGCCGATGCTGCACAAAGATTACTCCCAGCAAAAGTGACTCCCCGACAATTTACCTGGGTGGTAGGAAACGCAGTGGAAACAGCATTTCAACCCATCCTCAACAGATTGAATGCTGTCGAGGGATTACAAGTAAATATGTCTGCTCTATCCAGTGATTATTGGGGACAATCTATCAGTGTTACAGGTTTATTGACCGCCCATGATTTATTATTAAAATTGCAGGGGCAAGAATTCGGAGATGGCATTATTTTGCCAAGTGTAATGCTGAAATATGGCGAATCAATATTTTTAGATGATATAAGTATTGAGGAAGTTGCTCGGCAATTGAAAACCCGAATATTTACCGTGGCAGGGGTAGAGGAATTAATTAATACTTGTGTTGGTTAATTAATAGTTAAGAGCCAGTAGTCGATGATTAGCAGTGAAAATGCTGATACTACTGAATTTCTTTGTGCTTAATAAAATTACGAAATATTTATTATTAGTGGATACCGGGGAGTGGATAGTGACAGACAAGAACAATGCAGTCAATCTTCAGAAACTGAGGCAAATAACCTCTCAATTATTCAGGTATCAATTGCCGCTTATCCTATTTAATTGTTGTTTGACTTTACCAACAATTGCCGCAGAACCTGAAGCCGTTTTGAGCATTGTTCAAAGTTCAGAAAATGCCAATCAATGGTCAGGAATTATTAATCGTTTACAAGGTGCAAAAGTCAAGTATTGTGTAATACCTTTAGACGAAGTAAAAAATATGGCAGATTGGGGCGATCGCCCTGTTTTATTTTTACCTAATATTGAAAATTTATCTCCAACCCAGGCGATCGCCCTGGAAGAATGGATGAGTAAGGGAGGACGATTAATTGCTAGTGGTCCTGTAGGTAGTGTATCAGCCCCTGGAGTCAGGCAGTTATTGCGTAGTCTACTTGGTGGTTACTGGGGATTTAGCCTCGATAAAACTCAAACTCTGCAACCACCCAAAGATAAAACACCCCGATGGGCAAATAAAACCGAACTCTTCGGGAAGGTGCAAGGAGGTGTAGTAATTAATGATAGTAGCTCTGCCCAAACAGTTGCCGTATGGAATAATCAAAATAATCAAGTTGGTGTTTTAGCTACACCCCGTTCCACATTTTTTGGATG
The Calothrix sp. 336/3 DNA segment above includes these coding regions:
- a CDS encoding glycosyltransferase family 4 protein gives rise to the protein MKIAQVAPLWERVPPPTYGGIELVVSHLTDELVRRGHDVTLFASGDSQTLAKLEAVYPRALRLDPDVKEYSVYEMLELSQVYQRASEFDIIHSHVGISALSLASLVSVPTVHTLHGRFTADNKNAFLHHHKQPYVSISDSQRTVNLNYVNTVYNGIEVADYPFVSHPQQPPYLAFLGRFSPEKGPHHAIAIAKKTGWQLKMAGKVDTVDAKFFEQEIAPHIDGKQIHYLGEVNHSEKAQLLGNASVTLFPITWEEPFGLVMIESMATGTPVLATAMGSVPEVVAQGISGYICNDYAQMAEMISAALKLNRQNCRQHVENNFSVTQMVNGYVGVYEQIIQERMNANGRIHAAKIQI
- the xth gene encoding exodeoxyribonuclease III, coding for MKIATWNVNSIRSRLEHVTDWLQQNPVDVLCLQETKVVDGDFPRSPLEELGYHLYISGQKSYNGVALISRKPLDNVSVGFSSFLTDLPPEWDEQKRVITGVIDGTRILNLYVPNGSSVDSDKYAFKLQWLKILRQYLETLLVSTPHICMCGDFNIALEDIDIHENVKIENHIMASPLERQALQYILTLGFADAFRKFNSEGGNFSWWDYRTGGFRRNRGWRIDHHYLTPDLYNQASSCVIDVAPRKLEKPSDHTPVIVEF
- a CDS encoding LptF/LptG family permease, encoding MDRYLISELLPPFLFGVGAFASLVLAIDSLFELMRKLVETGLPITIAFKVIALKLPNFVVLSFPMSTLLATLMTYSRLSSESELIALRGCGVSVYRMVMTAVMLSFLITGITFIFNEQIVPAANYEATATLERALKSDKPTFKRENIVYPEYRDIQQPDGTKEKILTRLFYADKFNGKQMTGLTIIDRSQSGLSQIVVSESGEWNASQNVWDFYNGTIYLVAPDRSYRNILRFQHQQLRLPRTPLNVAQNSRDYEEMNIAQAMEQLELERLSGNAQKIRKLKVRIQQKIALPFACVVCGLVGATVGTVPQRTGRGASFGISLLVIFTYYVLLRVTRELGDAGMLPSYLAAWLPNIIGLTIGLFLLVRVARR
- the lptB gene encoding LPS export ABC transporter ATP-binding protein; this encodes MKKIFLDNIHKSYGKRVIVNRVQLSVAQGEIVGLLGPNGAGKTTTFYIATGLEKPDKGKVWLDSQDITGLAMHKRARLGIGYLAQEASVFRQLTVRDNILLVFEQTSVPRWEWSVRLDTLLREFRLESVANSKGIQLSGGERRRTELARALAAGKEGPKFLLLDEPFAGVDPIAVAEIQHIVAQLRDRHMGILITDHNVRETLAITDRAYIMREGQILASGTAEQLYNNPLVRQYYLGDNFQV
- a CDS encoding LptA/OstA family protein — protein: MKSFYHLKSLQKLPWGMGWMLPMAIFAAIATPTQLQPATAQNAAPNRPLTIRSDVQEYDAKTQVVTARGNVQLSYPSRQIQATAAQAQYFSKERRIILSGDVYILQQGGNSIRGERVTYLIDEGRFVALPRSNRQVESIYIVNDSSTNTSITSPAPKTPNLKNR
- a CDS encoding undecaprenyl-diphosphate phosphatase; the encoded protein is MILSKRFLYVLLTAVTAVIVGYPHTAWSQAPTVTQGVQQMNIFQALVLGFIQGATEFLPISSTAHLKVIPVILGWGDPGVAFTAIIQLGSIVAVIWYFWGDLTGIVKGAMGEDLEERNFNRRLGLGIILGTLPIVFFGLLIKKFIPDFDNSPIRSIGAIAIASIVMSLLLGLAEILGKRQRDFNKLTMTDGILMGLAQSMALVPGVSRSGSTLTAGLFMGLKRETAARFSFLLGIPAITLAGLVELKDVLGNITSGEILPLVVGVVSAGIFSYIAIAGLLRFLKTQSNWVFVWYRLAFGTAILSAIAAGMLKNS
- a CDS encoding TIGR03279 family radical SAM protein, which encodes MSTINPARITKVLPDSIAAEIGFEVGDAIITINGTRPRDLIDYQFLCADEFLELEVIDTKGKTHQVEIEKDYDDDLGLEFETALFDNLIQCNNRCPFCFIDQQPPGKRSSLYYKDDDYRLSFLYGSYLTLTNLPEREWQRIEQMRLSPLYVSVHATEPDVRVRLLKNPRAAQIIEQIKWFQQRRLQIHAQIVVCPGINDGKHLEQTIRDLASFHRGDVPAVASVAVVPVGLTKFRPTEDELIPVTSEKAKEVIQQVRSLQQEFSQKTGTNCVWLADEWFLIAQIELPTEKEYADYPQIDNGVGSIRLFLKQFADAAQRLLPAKVTPRQFTWVVGNAVETAFQPILNRLNAVEGLQVNMSALSSDYWGQSISVTGLLTAHDLLLKLQGQEFGDGIILPSVMLKYGESIFLDDISIEEVARQLKTRIFTVAGVEELINTCVG